TTCTTCGCTTGGGCCGAATACCTTTCCTTGCGGTCCTTACTTTCCGCGTTCACTAAGAGCCACAGAGGTCCTGGTGGGGTGGTGAGGTGTGGGTGCTTCCTGGGTTGAGGTTACAATAGAGGTGAAGAAAGATTGTGAGATTGACGCTGAGCTATGATGTTGAAAAGGCGTTAGAAGTCGTGGGTTGATTGAGGGATTGAAGTTAAGGTGCAGTCTGGGTTGAGGTTagagaaaaactgaagaaaaaaagttatattagtAGTTTTTTGAAGGGTGGAGGCTGGAAAGAAGTTAGAAGTTGAGGAGTTGAGGTTAGGGAGAGTTTGTGACTGGTTGCGGCTGATTGAAGGTGATGTGGGTGGGTTAAGGTGTCAGGAAAGGAGTTCAGGAGTGGTTGCAGTGAGGTTAGCTTGGTTAACGTAGTGTTGTAGTCAAGGGTTTGAGTAAAGAACACCCAAATGTCTTTTGTATCCTGCTAACATCTAGAGTGCACagtttatttgaattttttcccctctcctcttcacgtCAGCAGCAAAACTTCCACATAACTGACAAGCataatttttccctttaatgTTCTACTTCTGTTTACATTCGTTGATCTATTATCTCCTCAGCATCCTGTCATTtataaacgaaggaaaagatgtCGGAGGCTGTAACGCTCAAAATGAATAAGGCAAAATGCCACACAGCCTCTCCTACTCCTTATCACCACCCGGacaacgatatttttttcttcgagGGTGGAGTTAAGATCAAGAGTTTAGATTTTGGCCTTGTCTTATGCTTGCCCACGGCTCTCTGCCTCGCCGTCTGCTCCACCCTTGCTGCTCCAGGCCACGGTACGAAATGGAACCAGGCActaacatttcttttctttccatgtacCTTCTTCCACGTAATCTCAACTTGTAACACGAACTGGCCTTGCTGCATCAGGGCGCGTGCTGTAAAATTATTCCGATCAACATAAAAAAGTGcttgacaaaacacacacacacacacacactggaaaggTATACAATCCATTCTAGGCTGCTTTAGGGAAGGGTAAAGTTTGACAGGGTAACCgatctaacgtaacttaacctattttgacctaacctaatctaacctacgtAACCCATCCTGaccaaacaggaaaaaaaaaaaaaaaaaaaaaaaacgggtcgGCGAACTTCACGTGACTCGGTAGAAAATAGATTTAGTAGTGCAAGAACCTGACCTGCTTATCAGTGAACACCCATGAAGGTTAGGTCTCACCAAACACAGTTGATAAGTGGTACATTTTCATGCTCTGACTGCTGGGAGACACCTCAATATaacaggaaaggaataaaaaggttGCTGCATAAGTCTTACGCTTTTTTCCCCCCTCGTCAAGCAAGAACCTTCAGCTAACTGGTCCTGATTAGTCTGTGTTTATTGGTCTGTCCGCCGCCCCCGCCCAGAAGCCATCGGGGCCCTGCAACCCTCACTTCACCTCGGAAATCACCTCATTATCCCTCCATACGACCTTGATGAATTGGATGATTAAGGGAGCTGGAAGTCATTACCGGTTTCCAGTGAGGTTAATCAACAGCTAATCAAAACCTTAACTGGATCAGAAAACAATTTCCCCAAGTACTGGTGCAGCCGAGGCAGGGCACCACCTAATCGGGGAAACTTTAAATCAGTTCACGAGTTTCCCTCATTTTCCAGGAACAGCGCCTGGCGTCTTGCCATTATCAGATGACATTTAGGTAGCATGTATATGTTATCAGCCTTACCTTATAGTTATAGTTTACTCTGGAACGCCTTGACCCTGGCCGCTTGTAATGGTGGAACCTGTCCACAGGAGCGGTGGTGGAGGGCATGGCTGTCTGGTCCTGGGTCACCACACGGGCACAAGTCTACCTGGGATCATGGTGAGGCCAGGTCAAGGATGAGGGGCGTGTAACCTATCCACACTCCACCCTAAGATCCGCCTGACCTTATTTTCtagatccttattatttttttccccaccagTCCTCACTTTTGATTGACCCTCACTTCGGCCACCGGTGGTCCGTTACTGCACTTCCACACCCTTGATGTCTATTTAATCTCTGGTTTATCAGTACTGCTCGCTCCGATGTGGGGATTAGCACGATTATTCAAAATAGCACCACAAGTTCAACAGTGGACATCCatattgctttctttcttcatctgacACAGCATTGTGCCACTATGGTATCACTTCACTCGGCAGAGTGCTTGTTAAGTGTGATCTACATATTTCTCAGGGCAGCGGGCACCCCACACACACTTCCaagctgcctccaccaccatcaccacttggCCCACCACACATCTCCCTCCTGCTTCCCGCCACCGCCACACACGCACGCCAGCAGACTTGGCGAACCCCTGCCTTACATTTTCAGGTCTATATCCACAAGTCACAGGCACGGGAGGAGGACAGACGAGGCAGCAGGTGAGGAAGGAATGTAACGTAGGTCCGCGCGTGTGGAATGTTAGCGCCCAACTCACCTGTCTGGCCTGGCCCGGGCCCGTCTGGCTGGTGGACAGGTGAAGGAGTGCCGGGGGTCGCCAGCGCCTCCTCGCCCCGTGGAGTTGCCTCCTGCCTCACCGTCTTGCAAGTCATGAGCAAGTCAATTCAGGTTGAGCTGGaggcatttatttacttatttttccatGAGTATTTCAGAAGCCTAGATGCACCTAGACTGAATTTCCAGACTCGCCCTCTCGCTGGTAAACAAAAGCAACCATACGTGATTCCTCAATGCCCGCTTGCATCCGAGGAGCTCACAGTTTCTCTCTTACTTGTGACTAGACATTTAAGAGTAAAGGGCATATAATGACATACCCAAGGCCAGCAAATGATTCACTGGCATGTCATTTGCGATACCCTTGAACTGGCATGCTACACCCATGTCCTGAATACCAATGCAGTTAAACTTTAAAAACAGATAAACCCATCAAGATTTTACGCGTTTAATGAACTTAAACTTCCCTTTACATCAGTGTTGAAAATTGTACAAAATTAAGATTTTGGTACCATACAGACATCCAAGTATCGCTATTTCAAGTTGTCAATGGACATACAAAACTGGGACCGGTGAATCTTGCATACCTGAGATGGCTATGGGCGTGGTGCGTCCAGACTGACATGTCTCAGCATTATGGCTAATCAGAACATCCTGACTAATGGAATGATGTCACCTGCAACTCTGTTTTAGTAGTTAATGGTTAGTACACTTAGGCAACTAATGGCATGGGCaatatcagctttttttttatatttacttcaAACTTCCTGAAGCTACTGAGAGTATTAAGTATAACTAAATACATGTAATGTTAAGAAATTAATCTGGCTACATTGGACTTAGAATTACATAAAGAATATCCTTAGGAACAAGAAAttcgtttttttcccttacaCACTTTTATGCATTAACTATTTGAGCACATTAGGCATGCAGGTTAACTCAACACTCTCCTCCATGGTAACCCTGCACACCTGATGGACATTGTCAAATTCAGCACCtgccacttgagagagagagagagagagagagagagagagagagagagagagagagagagagagagagagagagagagagagagagagagagagagagagagagagagagagagagagagagagagagagagagagagagagagagagagagagagagagagagagagagagagagagagagagagagagagagagagagagagagagagagagagagagagagagagagagagagagagagagagagagagagagagagagagagagagagagagagaatctctgTGAACATAGTTACTAGCACAACACCAGAAAAGAAATACTGGGGTACACTTGGAACCTGTTGGAAGTGAGGCTCTTAAGCAGCATCTCGTTACAATGTGATAATGAACTGAAAACTATTACCACAGGAAATCCCAAGTTCAAAGTTTAATGTGGGCCAAATCAAATGTCCCAAGTTACATGCTAAAAATTCTTTCAAGTCCATTTCACACTACgctaatacatatataaaatttttttgttCACAGCCTCATCTCACTCATTACCTGAATTATGCATAAGCTTAATTGAATTAATGCTTTCAATAAGTCAAGTTATTTAAATGAAAATCCACTGAAAAAACTGTTACAACCAAATTTTACATCAGAAAATCCCATTACAGTGTGAAATAGAACATGACATGGCCTCCCTTCTCCATCTAGCCAAGTATTGCTCCTGGGTACTTCTTCCCTTTGAGACGAGCCGCTGCAGTCACTTGCTGAAGGACAGCAGAGAGGTTTTCCTCCATGCCATCAAGGAACACCACATTGGGAACCCCTTCCTTGACCTTTACCAGATGCTCCTCATACATGGGCCAGACACAGGCCTCAAAGTATCCCGGAGGATCTGGTGGGTCATAGGTCCTCTGTGACCTTCTCTCCCAGCACTCTTCCTGCGTCAGAGTAAAGAAGTAACGCAAGTCACACAGTTCCAGAATCTCTGGGTCATCGTACAGGATGAATCCGTCCATAAGCAGGACTGGACGGAGGCCCACCTCCTCTGACAAGGGAGAGCCAGTGCCTCCCTTATGGCTGCTGTCATTTTGGTCTGGGTGGGATTTCACAATCTCCATTACATCACACACCATCTTCTTCATGTCCAGGGCAGAGATGATATCCCAGTTGTGGTGTGCCAAGCCTCCAGGACATGGGACGTGGTACTGGGAGTCCTTTGGGTAAAAGTAGTCATCCTGAGAGATGACCTGTGTGTGAGTGGGGAGACGTGACTGCAGCTGCTGGGCAAGGGTGGACTTGCCCCCATTTGTTACCCCGGAGATCCCGACCACAAGCCAAGATGACATGATGAATATGTCCAATGAAGGATAATAAAGTCTTTAATTCTGTCCAAGTGTCACTGCTCACACGAACACTGGTATACTCAACTTAAATTATATGGCCTGATATTTTGATGGTCATccataacaataaacaataacaaataaaacactaaacaatACATAAATCCTGAGCTCTGCTGAACACTATCCTACAAGGCAATGGCTGGTCAGTAATGGAAAGTTACAGAATAATGTCACCTTAGTAAACAACAGCTGCTCAACTGCTTTGTTTTAAGCTTGCCAAATCTGAATACAAAAGTTTTCTGCTGCATTTAGCCAAGTATGTTTAGCTACAAAAATACCTCAACATAACATTCACTATGATTGCTTTAATTTGGTTTTCTCCAGACTGTCAGCGTCCAACAAAGCCTTGACGATGTACACTCCAGTGACGGCCAGGAGGAACACCAGGATGAGTGTGGGGGTGATGATGGCCAGGATGGGGCAGGGGAAGATGGCTCGCAGGGAACTGTCCTCATCCACAAATGGCAgacccaccacccacaccagaTAGTACAGCACCAACACTGCCGAGACCACCAGCACACACTGACCTATGATGCGGTCGTGTCCAAACATCActccacacacatgcacacaagcacacacacacactgcccagtGAGGCTCTATGTGCTGTTCTCTCCAGCTTCTAATTGGCAAAAAGGCAAAGGGTCATTCAAGGTCCTTGGACACCTTTGCATATTTTGTGGGATATTAATTGGTGCTTGTGTTGTGCCTTCATACACTCAATCACTTGGTGCCAAACCTGAAAGAGTCAAGTGTGGGAATGTGAGTTAATACAAGCATACATCATGAAACACAGGATGACCACAGACAGCACAAGGAACAGGTACCGGATCACCCCAAAGGCATACAGGGGTGACGGGACTAGGTTAAACACATCATACTGTGACTGGTAGAGAAGGTGCCACAGTGTTATGGCAAAAAGGGCAAAAACAAAGGCCAGAGTCACAATCCTGCCGGTCAACCTGTCATTGAGAGCCATGCTGATCCGGGACGGCTCAGCACTATGCAGTGAGGCAATGTGTCCACAgtagacacacaaacacgtacacacagatatttaaaaatgtgaacaaatttgtaaattaaataaatgtacaAATTCATGCACTACATGATAAGCTGCACTTCAAGATGCAAGAGGATGCACTTACCATACAAGAAGAGATTGTAAACTTTTCTCACATCCATCAACTATCTAAATCAATGCAAGAACAAGCCACTTTCAGTCACTCAAACAAGTACAATGCTTCAAGTCTACAGTCTGCAAGGTATCCCCTGCAGGAGCCAAGTTAAAGGGACCATATCCAGGGATGCTAAGAGTGGGTGGCTCCCTCTACCATGAACTACCAGCAGCCGCCAGTCAGCCACCCACCAACACTCAGGACTGTCTAAGGCCTCTCAAATATAGCCTGTTGATGCAGAGAGAAGAGTGGTCAGTCTGGGATGCAAGAGGCACATAAGACTGAATCATAGTAAGTTACATTCATGCCGCATCGCATTACAATGCTAGCCACGTATTTTGTGCAGGCTGTCAAAAGCTGATATGATGCACAGTCTAAGGCTTGTAAACAGCAGTACAGCAAGAATACATGAGTCACTTAACCATCAAGTGTCATTCTTAACACATtagatgatgaagaggatatGTACATTTAGCATGAAGCAAGTTTATAACAAAGATTATTCACATATAACAATTTCAACAATAGAAGATGAGGGCAGTATGTAATTTGTGGAGTGAACACATGCATATTACATTGTATAGGTTGTTAGGCTCTCAAATCTCAAGCCTAAGTATATACatgaaataaaagttaaaatatgATGAGATATCACTAATGAAGTTAAATTAGAGATCACAAGAAACTTAATTCATCATAAAGGGACAATAATGAAACCATGAGTGCATATTGAAGaccaacatacacacaacagTGATATCttatcaaaataataaagacaataTCAACTCTTTGGGTCAGTAATAAGCAGTTGAATGACAGTTAAATGCCTTGACTGATTTATAAGTCACCTAGAAGTGAAATAATGACACCACAAGAGAACACCAAACTCCACTTATAACAGGGAATGAAACTGAGGTATGAGGAACAAGAGGGGGGAAAATATTGACAATGACACTTTAATGAATGCAGTGACAGTATCAGTAGCACCAAGAAGAGCACTATGAGGGATATGAGTTAATAATGTACAGGGGATATTATTGATAGGCACTGTATGAGTATTCCATAGGATAAAAGGCTACAGGTTACAGAATTATATAAGGGGTGACCATAGTTTATGCAAGAAACAGTACAATCTACAGGACCACTGGGACCCCACACAGCTAGTGAAGGAGTGTTAATACAAGTGGTGTGAGACGTGCCTGCTAGTACAGCTTCAGCCACTCCTTGTTCATCTTCTCAAAGTCTTCATCAGAAAACACTGATGTCTCCTGGGGTTTCTTCTTGCCCTGAGTCTGTGGTGCCTCCTTTgtgcctcctcttctctccaactCTTTGCTGTGCTGGCTCAGGATCTGAAAGGAAAATTGTACAcatctcttaaccctttcactgcaaaaGTAACAATTCTCAGCACGAAAAACAACGTATGACATCTTCTTTAGATACACACAAGAAAGGTGATAAAAAGAATGGTTTTTGCAGTTTCTATTCTATATAATGTTTgtaggtggctgtagaacaaggaGAAATGTCTCAAtagtgagtgactgaggaaagatgggcagtgaaagggttaatgtatACAGCAAGGCACAAAAGAccagtttctttgtttttgaaggaaagtaaagagagaagataaaaacaataacaagaattaATAATCAATAGGAGGTAACTATCCTACCTTTTCTACATACTCTTGCGGTGTCCGCTTCCTGTCAATCTTCTTCAGCAGCTTGATGTTGTCTACAGTACGGTCTCTTGGGGTGCTCTGTCGGTACTTCTCCAAAGCACTCACACCCTGCAAGATGAAGGCATGGAATCCTGCTGGTTACATTGAAAGTCTTTAACCTAAGAACACGTGTGTGACTCACTAGGTTGAGCTCTTGTAATTCCGTAATCCACAAAAATAAAGTACTCATACATAAGTAAAGTAAGAGCTGCATGGTAAAGTCCAGTATTACTTTGAATGTGGTAAGAAATTTTGTTACTTAGGATATATAATGTGGTGCCAATGACAGTGCACTGGTAAGAATTGCAAGTGGAAAGGAATTTTGGCAAAGTGCTGCCTTTAATGAGTTTCACAGGATTCTCAGTTGGAAGATGAAGTACTGTCAATACACTTATGGCAGCAGTGAAGCTCAACTTTCAAAGGTGCCAGCAGGAAGGTAGTGAAGCGATTAAAAAATTTCTTGTGTGGTGCCACAACAACAAAGCTTGAAGAACAAACAACTGCTGCGGAAAGGAAGCAGTTGAACTTATGATGACATTTCAGAAATACCAAATGATTTCCCTCCCGGGCTGACATTAAAGAAATCTCACCTGTTTCTGGTTGAAGAGACTCTTGAtctcctgctgcttctgcttggCAATCTTCCTCTGCTTAGctgctctcttttccttctggtGGCGGGAGCCCTTGCCTGGTGTCACCGCGTCAACCTTCCTGCTCTTGCTTGCTGTAAAATCAAAGATCGCGTGAATAAACATTTCTCCGCCTTCATTTCTGTTACATGTCATTTCTTCTACTTTCAAAGTATGTTAATCTAAGCTACAGATGAAAAcactaattttactttattatcaAACTTAGGATGAAATGTACATCATGACAAAAATatacaaggaaagaggaaagacaggCTCCAGGGAATAGGATTTATTGTTGAGCCAGTAGATATAATCATTTGTTGCTCCATAAAAAGATAAGTCAGAAAGTCATCACATATCAAATCTCATGTGTTTCAAAGATAGTCCAAGGAAGGATATTATGTAAAAGCCAGAAAAGATCAGGACATCAGGatagaggaaggagacagatagatttagaaagagagatggaatacagacacagagacacagaggaTAGAAGGTCCTGACAACATGTAAGACTGTCAGGCCACACTGGGGATTTAGGTGAAGATCAGGTGGACCTACCCATTGAGGCATTCACAAGCATAACTGGGTGACATGACAGAGGAGGTACTGAGGGTCTTTAAAATGtggcacaacacaacacaggatACCAAACAGATCTACATGTCGA
Above is a window of Scylla paramamosain isolate STU-SP2022 chromosome 31, ASM3559412v1, whole genome shotgun sequence DNA encoding:
- the LOC135088707 gene encoding nicotinamide riboside kinase 1-like; the encoded protein is MSSWLVVGISGVTNGGKSTLAQQLQSRLPTHTQVISQDDYFYPKDSQYHVPCPGGLAHHNWDIISALDMKKMVCDVMEIVKSHPDQNDSSHKGGTGSPLSEEVGLRPVLLMDGFILYDDPEILELCDLRYFFTLTQEECWERRSQRTYDPPDPPGYFEACVWPMYEEHLVKVKEGVPNVVFLDGMEENLSAVLQQVTAAARLKGKKYPGAILG
- the LOC135088708 gene encoding active regulator of SIRT1-like, which produces MSWSLVNRGLELCEEDQTASKSRKVDAVTPGKGSRHQKEKRAAKQRKIAKQKQQEIKSLFNQKQGVSALEKYRQSTPRDRTVDNIKLLKKIDRKRTPQEYVEKILSQHSKELERRGGTKEAPQTQGKKKPQETSVFSDEDFEKMNKEWLKLY